A genomic segment from Desulfobacterales bacterium encodes:
- a CDS encoding AMP-binding protein, protein MNTLRYMIDYQAGEYKDKTFMIAPEPGLFLSYEQLKSDSERLGKYLMSRGLHKGDKVSFMLSNGYQTAKIFLGAMYAGFVAAPLNLMAQSSLLEYVLNHSDARLVFCEEPYRPFLEKALRNIKRSIPTVSVDMDAESIFTSDDDFSNFKLPDVTQEDEALLLYTSGTTGKPKGVILTHKNLMAGGRFTTMAHRLTAEDRALCSLPLYHINGEVVTIIAPLVSGGSVVMPRKFSAAKFWNLISDFKCTWFSVVPTIISYLCCDECQQDENLNFSRLRFGRSASSALPPALHKAFEEKFKVTIVETMGLTETAAPVFSNPIDPGDRKYGSPGVPVGNEAKIIDNSGNEVPIGRQGEIMVRGDNVMKCYYKEPELTAKAIDPDGWFHTGDLGYMDEDGFVFVSGRIKELIIKGGENIAPREIDEALYKHPAVLDAGAVGIPDAHYGEDIMCCVVLKPDMTATEEELRRHCREHLGEFKTPGIIKIIEALPKGPSGKVQRLKLRELLI, encoded by the coding sequence ATGAATACACTCAGATACATGATCGATTATCAGGCTGGAGAATATAAAGATAAGACTTTTATGATTGCGCCTGAACCCGGGCTTTTTCTCTCTTATGAGCAGCTCAAGTCCGATTCGGAACGGCTGGGCAAGTATCTGATGAGCCGTGGCTTACACAAGGGTGACAAGGTTTCGTTTATGTTGAGTAATGGGTATCAGACCGCCAAGATTTTTCTGGGCGCCATGTATGCCGGCTTTGTGGCAGCCCCTTTAAACCTGATGGCCCAGTCCTCTCTGCTTGAATATGTTCTTAACCATTCGGATGCCCGCCTTGTTTTCTGCGAAGAACCTTACCGGCCTTTTCTGGAAAAAGCGCTCCGGAATATTAAACGGAGCATCCCGACGGTATCGGTTGATATGGATGCCGAAAGCATTTTCACAAGTGATGATGATTTTTCTAACTTTAAGTTGCCGGATGTAACCCAAGAAGATGAAGCCCTTTTACTATACACCTCCGGAACCACGGGCAAGCCCAAGGGCGTGATTCTGACCCACAAGAATCTGATGGCCGGCGGTCGTTTCACCACGATGGCGCATCGGTTGACTGCTGAAGACAGGGCGCTGTGCTCCCTCCCGCTCTATCACATCAACGGAGAAGTGGTTACCATCATTGCGCCCCTGGTAAGCGGCGGCAGCGTGGTGATGCCCCGCAAATTCAGTGCCGCCAAATTTTGGAATTTAATTTCTGATTTTAAGTGCACCTGGTTCAGTGTCGTGCCGACGATTATTTCCTATCTGTGCTGCGATGAATGCCAACAAGATGAAAACCTGAACTTTTCAAGGCTTCGTTTCGGCCGCAGCGCATCCTCGGCGCTGCCCCCAGCCCTTCACAAGGCATTTGAAGAAAAATTCAAGGTGACCATCGTTGAAACCATGGGGCTGACCGAGACGGCAGCGCCGGTTTTCAGCAATCCCATTGATCCCGGCGACAGGAAATACGGCTCCCCGGGCGTCCCGGTCGGAAATGAGGCCAAAATAATAGACAATAGCGGCAATGAGGTCCCCATCGGCCGGCAGGGTGAAATAATGGTCCGGGGTGATAATGTTATGAAATGTTACTACAAGGAACCGGAATTGACGGCCAAGGCCATCGACCCGGACGGTTGGTTCCATACCGGTGATCTGGGGTACATGGACGAGGACGGTTTCGTTTTTGTCAGCGGTAGAATTAAGGAATTGATTATCAAGGGGGGAGAAAATATTGCGCCAAGAGAAATTGATGAGGCGCTTTATAAACATCCGGCCGTGCTTGATGCCGGGGCTGTGGGAATTCCAGACGCCCATTATGGTGAAGACATCATGTGTTGTGTCGTCCTTAAGCCGGACATGACGGCAACCGAAGAAGAATTGCGCCGGCACTGCCGGGAACATCTGGGCGAGTTCAAAACACCAGGGATTATCAAGATTATTGAGGCGCTTCCCAAGGGTCCATCGGGAAAAGTCCAGCGCTTAAAGCTGCGCGAGTTGTTGATATAA
- a CDS encoding GntR family transcriptional regulator, whose product MAVRSNITAKGKLNNLAYQQLKEMVVSGEVSQENPLVERTISKKLNMSRTPIKHAISRLQQEGLIRVVPRHGVFPIIITYAEYKNIIEIREVLEGLAARLAVEHFSNAKLRELRNIFHNLGDIRDANKVSHNDFALANVAFHRAILEHSNNPKLIETVKSLYDHLNLVRLKTIEMTDRRNRSVNEHEMILSALESRNADEAEKAMRTHICTLKKDIERAVQKNPDFFANAK is encoded by the coding sequence ATGGCAGTGCGCTCAAACATAACCGCCAAAGGCAAACTGAACAATCTGGCCTATCAACAATTGAAAGAGATGGTTGTCAGCGGCGAGGTCTCCCAGGAAAACCCGCTCGTGGAGCGCACGATCAGCAAAAAGCTCAATATGAGCCGGACGCCGATAAAGCATGCCATCAGTCGCCTGCAGCAGGAAGGTCTTATCAGGGTTGTTCCCCGCCATGGTGTTTTTCCCATCATTATCACATACGCAGAATATAAAAATATTATTGAAATAAGAGAAGTCCTGGAAGGCTTGGCAGCCCGTTTAGCCGTCGAACATTTTTCGAATGCTAAATTGCGGGAGTTAAGAAATATTTTTCACAATCTCGGCGATATACGTGACGCCAATAAAGTCAGCCATAATGATTTTGCCCTGGCGAATGTCGCCTTTCATCGTGCGATCCTGGAGCACAGCAATAATCCCAAGCTGATCGAAACCGTCAAAAGCTTATATGACCACCTCAACCTGGTACGGCTCAAAACGATTGAAATGACAGACCGGCGAAATCGTTCCGTGAATGAACATGAAATGATATTATCGGCATTAGAGTCCCGTAACGCCGATGAAGCTGAAAAAGCAATGCGGACCCACATCTGTACGTTAAAAAAAGATATCGAAAGAGCAGTTCAGAAAAATCCTGATTTCTTCGCGAATGCAAAATAA
- a CDS encoding cupin domain-containing protein — translation MPFYRFEKLESKFMTPRLSTAHGPMIEGDFIYFCLVSKEPGAGSVVHYHPNELFIFPTVGKINSLVGRDRRMVPPGTFIHIPPYGRHQMTATEDGRLSYLYIKDKTWTVVGLAVDEAVPEKATSLEEANTEFQKSGWTLGKGEIKKEAGESSVRIDDLGNCYYPIIDAFDSPPASGNRFYRFRGDRMHFGFTELINPYEERHQESPHEQFIYVLSGTLDAVWEDEHEVLTAGGIMHIPKGSHYGISYIPKSPVRYVTVESAALLESAVG, via the coding sequence ATGCCGTTTTACAGGTTTGAAAAACTGGAAAGTAAATTTATGACGCCCCGGCTCTCAACCGCCCACGGACCGATGATTGAGGGAGACTTTATCTATTTCTGTCTGGTCTCCAAAGAACCGGGGGCCGGGTCGGTTGTCCATTATCATCCCAATGAGCTGTTTATTTTTCCGACTGTCGGCAAAATCAATTCGCTGGTCGGCAGGGATCGCCGCATGGTCCCGCCCGGCACCTTCATCCATATTCCGCCTTATGGCCGGCACCAAATGACGGCGACCGAAGACGGACGCCTCAGTTATCTTTACATCAAAGATAAGACCTGGACGGTTGTGGGCCTGGCCGTAGACGAGGCCGTTCCGGAGAAAGCCACATCCCTGGAAGAAGCAAACACGGAATTTCAAAAATCAGGGTGGACGCTGGGCAAAGGTGAAATAAAAAAGGAGGCAGGCGAATCCTCAGTGCGTATCGACGATCTGGGGAATTGTTATTATCCCATCATAGATGCTTTTGATTCACCACCTGCTTCGGGAAATCGCTTTTATAGATTTCGAGGTGATCGGATGCACTTCGGCTTTACCGAACTGATAAATCCCTATGAGGAGCGTCATCAGGAGAGCCCCCATGAACAGTTTATATACGTTCTCTCTGGAACCCTGGATGCCGTATGGGAAGATGAACACGAGGTGCTTACCGCCGGCGGCATCATGCACATACCCAAAGGGTCGCATTACGGCATTTCATACATCCCAAAGAGCCCGGTACGATACGTTACCGTGGAATCGGCCGCGTTACTTGAATCAGCCGTTGGATAA
- a CDS encoding tripartite tricarboxylate transporter substrate binding protein, translating into MIDITRRRFMEYVMASGATLMLPKFSFGANWPDRPITGVIGYSAGGGTDTIARGIAGGMEPFIGGTVNCINQPGATGGIATDFVLKKPSDGYWLLFTSNYNKFLRVTKKHDSIPWKEWQFYRLSSTMMSFAVTPDSPIKDFSDFIDMAKKNPGKISIGNSGVGGTWHIGALLLEKAAGIKLHHIAYKGGKKATLAALQGEIDIVGNGIHEQISTIKAGKLRNLCVFDSKPMKLGGFEFEPITKYLPAAADDCPYGGGTTPALKRDTDPEILKKYAMAFEKGQNDKNYTQILAKKGINKLFRFGADADKDAARNEVVTATLLYESGVGKAHPQKDLGLPKLEDFNSWWPPKDYQPMF; encoded by the coding sequence ATGATCGACATTACAAGAAGACGGTTTATGGAATATGTCATGGCATCCGGCGCAACCCTGATGCTTCCCAAATTCAGCTTCGGTGCCAATTGGCCCGATCGGCCGATTACAGGGGTTATCGGTTACTCAGCCGGCGGCGGTACCGACACGATCGCAAGGGGTATTGCCGGCGGGATGGAGCCCTTCATCGGCGGCACCGTTAATTGCATCAACCAGCCGGGTGCAACCGGTGGCATTGCAACGGATTTCGTTTTAAAAAAACCCTCCGACGGTTACTGGCTGCTCTTTACATCCAATTACAACAAGTTCTTAAGGGTAACCAAGAAACACGACTCCATTCCCTGGAAAGAGTGGCAATTTTATCGGCTGTCCTCAACCATGATGAGTTTTGCCGTCACGCCCGACTCACCCATTAAAGATTTCAGTGATTTTATAGATATGGCCAAGAAGAACCCCGGCAAAATTTCCATCGGGAATTCCGGAGTCGGCGGAACCTGGCATATCGGCGCACTCTTGCTGGAAAAAGCGGCCGGAATTAAACTGCACCATATCGCCTACAAAGGCGGTAAAAAAGCGACACTGGCAGCGCTGCAGGGTGAAATTGATATTGTCGGCAATGGCATCCATGAGCAGATCAGCACCATTAAGGCCGGCAAACTTAGAAATCTTTGCGTTTTTGATTCCAAGCCAATGAAGCTGGGAGGCTTTGAATTTGAACCCATTACAAAATACCTTCCGGCTGCAGCGGACGACTGTCCCTATGGTGGCGGGACCACACCCGCATTAAAACGCGATACGGATCCTGAAATTCTAAAAAAATATGCAATGGCTTTTGAAAAGGGGCAAAACGATAAGAATTACACCCAGATTCTGGCCAAAAAAGGAATCAACAAGCTCTTTCGATTTGGCGCTGATGCCGACAAGGATGCTGCCAGAAATGAAGTCGTCACCGCAACGCTTCTTTATGAAAGCGGCGTCGGCAAGGCCCATCCCCAAAAGGATTTAGGCCTGCCGAAGTTGGAAGACTTTAACAGCTGGTGGCCGCCGAAGGATTATCAACCCATGTTCTAA
- a CDS encoding tripartite tricarboxylate transporter TctB family protein: MDNEKNKKMILYDLAFGIILITVCAFFIFKSATMPRPRTWLTAPGTPPLIIFISLGCMGLSLFINAIRARGLQILKERWSRVDARTSSLNQLLRNKTVLLTIIFFFYFIVFTKIFPFELSTFIYLFITFKIFWKRTTLITLVTTLLITISFSYVFSEVFKVMLPGVAWRDFLPV; the protein is encoded by the coding sequence TTGGACAACGAAAAAAACAAAAAAATGATCTTATATGATCTGGCCTTTGGTATTATACTGATTACGGTTTGTGCATTTTTTATCTTTAAATCGGCCACCATGCCCCGCCCGAGAACCTGGTTGACCGCCCCAGGTACGCCTCCTCTGATAATATTCATATCTTTGGGTTGCATGGGACTATCACTGTTCATCAACGCAATCAGGGCCAGAGGGCTGCAGATACTCAAAGAGAGATGGAGCCGAGTGGATGCCCGGACAAGTTCTTTGAATCAACTTTTAAGAAACAAAACGGTTTTGCTGACAATCATTTTCTTTTTTTATTTTATCGTTTTTACCAAAATATTTCCTTTTGAGCTTTCAACATTTATTTATCTGTTTATTACATTTAAAATTTTCTGGAAACGCACTACGCTCATCACGCTGGTCACAACCTTATTGATAACCATTTCCTTTTCCTATGTGTTTTCAGAAGTTTTTAAGGTCATGCTGCCGGGTGTTGCCTGGCGCGATTTTTTACCTGTCTAA
- a CDS encoding tripartite tricarboxylate transporter permease translates to MEFEWVSILSPYMIFLSLGGTALGIIWGAMPGLSTNMAMALLLGLTYKMSAPVAVVFLISTLTGSVFGGAISAILINIPGTPDAVPTQLAGFPLAKQGQGGLALGCAIFFSFIGNWIGIVALIAFVPVIINIALKFSSWEIFLLAMVGVAISGTITAGERPLKGWIAGWIGLAIAFVGKEPIFGVDRFTFDYDMLSSGIHFLPVMIGLFGLTEIIKVLQKEETYTIPSEVGKIFPSFSFMKKFWKSGIRSGIIGTIIGAIPGTGANVATFVSYNVGEQISKKDFSKGSFDGVICSEVANNATIGGGLLPTLTLGIPGNNSSAIFLAALNLHGIIVGPSINLEHPGFMYFLYASLLMANFLMYGMAFALIRPSLKIFSLPREFLMPVIALFCLIGTYTLHYSFFEVIIMFSFGLIGYWFNRMKYPFAPLVLGIILGPMADENLRRTLDIHRDNFAELLFRPIGLILLLLVFWSFYYSIRKSFKPNATL, encoded by the coding sequence ATGGAGTTCGAATGGGTTTCAATACTGAGTCCTTACATGATATTTCTTTCCCTGGGTGGAACGGCGTTGGGGATCATCTGGGGAGCCATGCCCGGTTTGTCCACAAACATGGCCATGGCGCTATTGCTGGGGCTTACTTACAAGATGAGCGCACCGGTCGCCGTTGTATTTCTGATTTCAACTCTGACCGGTTCGGTTTTTGGGGGTGCAATTTCGGCGATTCTGATCAACATTCCGGGAACGCCGGATGCCGTCCCCACCCAGCTGGCCGGATTCCCGCTTGCCAAACAAGGCCAGGGCGGTTTGGCCCTCGGCTGCGCCATTTTCTTTTCCTTTATCGGAAACTGGATTGGAATCGTCGCGCTGATCGCATTTGTTCCCGTTATCATTAATATTGCGCTGAAGTTCAGTTCCTGGGAGATTTTTTTGCTGGCCATGGTCGGTGTGGCCATCAGCGGCACCATTACGGCAGGTGAAAGGCCCCTGAAAGGATGGATTGCCGGCTGGATCGGTCTGGCGATTGCGTTTGTCGGGAAAGAACCCATATTCGGCGTCGACCGCTTTACATTTGATTACGACATGCTGTCAAGCGGCATCCATTTTTTGCCGGTTATGATCGGCCTGTTCGGCTTGACCGAAATTATAAAGGTCCTGCAGAAGGAGGAAACATATACCATCCCATCTGAAGTGGGCAAAATTTTTCCGTCATTTTCTTTTATGAAAAAATTCTGGAAGTCCGGCATCCGATCGGGCATCATCGGAACAATCATCGGCGCCATACCGGGAACCGGAGCGAATGTCGCAACATTTGTCAGCTATAATGTCGGGGAGCAGATCAGCAAAAAAGATTTTTCCAAGGGAAGTTTTGACGGCGTCATCTGCTCTGAAGTTGCAAATAACGCTACCATTGGCGGCGGTTTGCTTCCCACGCTTACCTTGGGAATCCCCGGAAACAATTCCTCTGCGATATTTCTGGCTGCTTTGAATCTGCATGGGATAATCGTGGGTCCTTCCATTAACCTGGAGCACCCGGGGTTTATGTATTTTCTATACGCATCCCTTCTGATGGCGAATTTTCTCATGTATGGGATGGCGTTTGCCCTGATTAGGCCGAGTCTGAAAATATTTTCTCTGCCGCGGGAATTCCTCATGCCGGTTATTGCGCTGTTTTGTCTCATCGGAACCTATACGCTGCACTATTCTTTTTTTGAAGTCATCATCATGTTTTCGTTCGGCCTCATCGGATATTGGTTCAACAGAATGAAATATCCGTTTGCGCCTCTGGTTCTCGGTATCATTCTTGGACCGATGGCTGATGAGAATTTGCGCAGGACGCTTGACATACACCGCGACAATTTTGCCGAACTCCTCTTTCGCCCCATCGGCCTGATATTGTTATTGCTCGTATTTTGGTCGTTTTATTACAGCATCAGAAAATCTTTCAAACCAAATGCGACTTTATGA
- a CDS encoding cupin domain-containing protein — MPIYHIAEMKKENPDINPAMIVQTVGGEFMKAAIVTKPEGEGPPLHNHPNEEQFTLILDGKLHFILGDEDRIVERGDLIHIPRFTDHRSRSVGGPATFFTVKSPAGSGDIMQDYRKAADAEKAEDKYPGK; from the coding sequence ATGCCGATCTACCACATCGCCGAAATGAAAAAGGAAAACCCGGATATCAATCCCGCCATGATTGTTCAGACGGTGGGCGGAGAGTTTATGAAGGCCGCCATCGTCACCAAGCCGGAGGGTGAAGGCCCACCGCTCCACAACCATCCCAACGAAGAACAGTTTACCCTGATTCTGGATGGAAAGCTTCACTTCATTCTGGGGGATGAAGACCGGATTGTTGAACGGGGAGATCTTATTCACATACCTCGATTTACCGATCACCGCAGCCGGTCTGTGGGAGGACCGGCTACATTCTTCACCGTCAAATCCCCGGCGGGGAGCGGGGACATCATGCAGGACTACCGCAAGGCAGCTGATGCTGAAAAAGCGGAAGACAAGTATCCGGGGAAATGA
- a CDS encoding NAD(P)-dependent oxidoreductase, with protein sequence MNLKTKNKNHMTVGVIGLGFMGTAISANIVKEGFAVWGYDVLKQRIDILVENGGQAVSSCREVAQKADVLLMFLPSLSAFQEVVWGAEGILSSRREGLIVMECSTLAVADKERACEDMRKAGMILMDCPISGGARAAQKDLVVYGSGPQDSYEKCIPVIEAFARSNYYLGKFGNGSKMKLVANLLVAIHNVSAAEAMVFGMKAGLDPEMIYKVMCDSSGRSRMFEVRAPRMVKNDYDNASMKIKIFQKDLSIIADFAKSLNCPTPLFSNSIQVYLGAMAKGFEEQDTASVCAVLEDWAQLNRK encoded by the coding sequence GTGAATCTAAAAACAAAAAATAAGAACCATATGACGGTCGGGGTCATCGGGCTTGGGTTTATGGGAACAGCGATTTCCGCTAACATTGTCAAAGAAGGCTTTGCCGTTTGGGGTTATGACGTACTTAAACAAAGGATCGATATCCTGGTAGAAAACGGCGGCCAGGCCGTATCTTCTTGCCGGGAAGTCGCGCAGAAGGCGGACGTACTTTTAATGTTTCTGCCGAGCCTGTCCGCCTTTCAGGAAGTGGTGTGGGGCGCAGAGGGGATATTGTCGTCCCGGCGCGAAGGTTTGATTGTCATGGAGTGCAGCACATTGGCTGTTGCAGATAAAGAGAGGGCCTGTGAAGATATGCGAAAAGCGGGTATGATCCTCATGGACTGCCCCATCAGCGGGGGTGCTCGGGCCGCTCAGAAAGACCTGGTGGTATACGGCAGCGGGCCTCAGGATTCATATGAAAAATGTATTCCGGTCATCGAGGCGTTTGCGCGATCAAACTATTATCTGGGGAAGTTCGGCAACGGCAGCAAGATGAAGCTGGTGGCGAATTTGCTGGTCGCCATTCATAATGTCTCGGCGGCTGAAGCGATGGTGTTTGGCATGAAGGCCGGCCTGGATCCTGAAATGATTTACAAGGTCATGTGCGACAGTTCAGGCCGATCCCGAATGTTCGAAGTCCGGGCGCCGCGCATGGTGAAAAACGATTATGACAATGCCAGCATGAAGATAAAAATTTTCCAGAAGGATTTGAGCATCATCGCCGATTTTGCGAAAAGCCTGAACTGTCCGACGCCGCTTTTTTCAAACAGTATCCAGGTTTATTTGGGCGCTATGGCCAAGGGGTTTGAGGAGCAGGATACCGCGTCCGTCTGCGCCGTCCTTGAAGACTGGGCGCAGTTAAATCGCAAATAA